A genomic region of Cannabis sativa cultivar Pink pepper isolate KNU-18-1 chromosome 1, ASM2916894v1, whole genome shotgun sequence contains the following coding sequences:
- the LOC115705815 gene encoding scarecrow-like protein 22: protein MKAMLLPFEVFQGKRHLDFFTTTATTTSTTAASDSPPPPPQQTTPKWNTLITKHNCYVGSTEPTSVLDPTTSSSPTRSTSTLSSSLASTSDGGAATGSTDTAGGVAPAATETPSAAALAEGKCGLGMEDWESVLAESPGHDQSILRLMMADVDDPSLGLNRLLQSGSVSSSQEMEFNGGGFQVVDQGYENLMSSIIDPPSVQGTTCSDFPFNSSSNAQNNNSLSPMFSTSANNLMPASLSPLVFHQQQHQQQQLVHSVDANPQMVINQNQPHLVMPLTYAQLQEHHVMSQQPPAKRLNTGGVRSNYQLQKVQFPNSGQELFVRGQEQQLQLFQQQRPTMAVSKQKMLSPGAGAGDELANHQLQQALIDQLSKAAELIETGNPVLAQGILARLNHHVSPLGKPFQRAAFYFKEALQLLLHNSLALPPFNLIFKIGAYKTFSEVSPVLQFANFTCNQAILEALEGFSRIHVIDFDIGYGGQWASFMQELALRNASAADGSLKITAFVSPSTHEEFELGFTHENLKHFAAEINLAFELEIVSLETFNSGSWPVPLHISEDEAIAVNLPITSLSSCPLSLPLVLRFLNQLSPKVVVSLERGSDRTDVPFPHQIIHAFHSYSGLIESLDAVNVNLEALQKIEKFLLQPRIEKLVLNRYRSPETTPPWRSSFLNSGFSPAVFSNFTESQAECLVQRTPVRGFHVEKKQSSLSLCWQRKELISVSAWRC, encoded by the coding sequence ATGAAGGCCATGCTCCTACCCTTTGAGGTGTTTCAAGGGAAGAGGCATTTAGATTTCTTCACTACTACTGCTACTACAACTTCTACTACTGCTGCTTCAGattcaccaccaccaccaccacagcAAACGACACCAAAGTGGAACACTCTAATCACCAAACACAATTGCTATGTGGGCAGCACTGAGCCCACCTCTGTTCTCGACCCTACAACTAGCTCAAGTCCTACCAGATCCACCTCAACACTGTCTTCCTCGCTCGCCAGCACCAGCGACGGCGGCGCCGCAACCGGCTCCACAGACACCGCCGGCGGCGTGGCGCCAGCAGCCACCGAGACCCCATCGGCAGCAGCATTAGCGGAGGGAAAATGTGGGCTTGGAATGGAGGACTGGGAGAGCGTGTTAGCTGAGTCACCGGGTCATGACCAGTCCATTTTGAGGTTGATGATGGCGGATGTCGATGACCCATCTCTTGGATTGAACAGGCTTTTGCAGAGCGGGAGTGTCTCCTCATCCCAAGAAATGGAATTCAATGGAGGAGGTTTCCAAGTGGTGGATCAAGGGTATGAGAATTTGATGAGCAGCATTATTGACCCTCCTTCTGTTCAAGGAACAACTTGTTCTGATTTCCCTTTTAATAGCTCATCCAATGCTCAAAACAACAATTCTTTGAGTCCCATGTTTTCGACTTCAGCTAACAATTTAATGCCAGCTTCGCTTTCTCCTTTAGTATTTCATCAACAACAGCATCAGCAGCAGCAGTTGGTCCACTCTGTGGATGCCAATCCTCAAATGGTGATAAACCAGAACCAACCTCATTTGGTAATGCCTTTAACATATGCTCAATTGCAAGAGCACCACGTTATGTCTCAACAACCCCCGGCGAAGAGGCTGAATACTGGTGGGGTTAGGTCTAACTATCAGCTCCAAAAGGTTCAGTTTCCGAATTCAGGGCAAGAGCTTTTTGTTCGTGGACAGGAACAGCAGCTGCAGTTGTTCCAACAGCAGAGGCCAACCATGGCTGTGTCAAAGCAGAAGATGTTGAGCCCAGGAGCAGGAGCGGGAGACGAATTGGCGAACCACCAGCTTCAGCAGGCTTTGATTGACCAACTTTCAAAGGCTGCTGAGCTTATAGAAACCGGAAATCCGGTACTCGCGCAAGGGATATTGGCGCGGCTCAATCACCATGTCTCTCCTCTTGGTAAGCCTTTCCAACGAGCTGCTTTCTATTTCAAGGAGGCCTTACAGTTGCTCCTTCACAACTCATTGGCTTTGCCACCCTTCAATCTCATTTTCAAGATTGGAGCTTATAAAACTTTTTCTGAAGTCTCACCGGTTCTTCAGTTTGCCAATTTCACTTGTAACCAAGCCATTTTAGAAGCCTTGGAAGGCTTTAGTAGAATTCATGTTATTGATTTTGATATTGGATATGGTGGGCAATGGGCCTCTTTTATGCAAGAGCTGGCCTTAAGGAATGCTAGTGCTGCAGATGGTTCTCTTAAGATAACTGCTTTTGTCTCCCCATCCACACATGAAGAATTCGAGCTTGGTTTCACTCACGAAAACTTGAAACATTTTGCTGCTGAAATCAACTTGGCCTTTGAGCTCGAAATCGTAAGCCTGGAAACGTTCAACTCTGGCTCTTGGCCAGTGCCTCTTCACATCTCAGAGGATGAGGCAATTGCGGTAAATCTCCCAATTACCTCTCTTTCCAGCTGCCCTTTATCCCTTCCTTTGGTCCTCCGCTTTCTGAATCAGCTATCCCCGAAAGTTGTGGTCTCATTGGAAAGAGGGTCTGATCGAACAGATGTTCCATTCCCACACCAAATCATTCACGCTTTTCACTCTTATTCAGGCCTTATTGAATCACTTGATGCAGTTAATGTCAACCTAGAGGCCCTGCAAAAGATTGAGAAGTTCCTACTTCAACCAAGAATCGAGAAACTCGTGCTGAATCGCTACCGTTCTCCTGAAACAACACCTCCATGGAGATCTTCATTTTTGAATTCCGGGTTTTCCCCAGCTGTCTTCAGTAACTTCACTGAATCCCAAGCTGAGTGTTTGGTGCAGCGGACTCCGGTTAGGGGCTTCCATGTCGAGAAGAAACAGTCTTCACTCTCCCTTTGCTGGCAGCGAAAGGAGCTTATCTCTGTCTCAGCATGGAGGTGTTGA